TTAAAATCAGCACTTTAGATTGGCTTGGCGCTTGCTCGATAGTATTAATTAAAAAACTACGTATGGCTTTATAACCCCCTTCAATATAAGGGATGTTCATGCCTGATTCTTTAATCCATTGCTGTGATAGCTTTGAGCGCAAACCGCCACGAAAACAATATAAATAGCTGTCAGGATGTTGTGACAATTGAGCAAGCCAAGCATCTATACGTTGCTGTTTAATTTTACCTTTCACCAGCTCATGACCTAATGCTATAGCAGCCTCTTGGCCACGTCTTTTATAGCATGTACCCACTTTTTCGCGTTCACCATCTTGCATTAATGGTAAATTAATCGAGTGGCCAAAAGCACCTTTAATGAATTCGATAGGCGCTCTTACGTCAATTAATGGACGGTTTTCTAATAGAAGTCTGCCATATTCTGAGCTGGGGATGACCTCGCTCATTAGTTTAATTCCACAAGGATATCGTGTCCGTCAACGCGTGGCTCATAAGTATTGAGCATACCGATACAAATAGCGTCAATTCCATTGGCTTCTAATAATGTTTTAAGTTCCTGTTCTGCCTCTGCACTCACGGCAACTAATAGTCCTCCACTGGTTTGTGGGTCGCAAATAATTGCTTTTTGGTCATCCGTTAGTGGCGGTAAATGTTCGCTATAACTGTCAAAATTACGATGGGTACCGCCTGGAATACAACCTTGAGCGAGGTAATCACTGACTTTAGGGAGTAAAGGGACTTGGGATAAAACGATATTAGCTTTAAGTTGTGCGCCTTGGCATACTTCAATTAAGTGACCTGCCAGTCCAAATCCTGTGACGTCCGTTAATGCATTAACCCCAATAATTTTAGCGATATCAATACCAATCGTGTTGAGCTGACACATGGCATTAGGGGCAATTTGGCTGTCTTCATCACGCAGCTTTTTCTGCTTTTGTGCTGTAGTCAGAATGCCAATACCAATCGGTTTGGTGAGGTATAGACGGTCATTCGCTTTGGCAGTGTTGTTCTGTTTTACTCGCTCAAGCGGTATTTGGCCTGTAACCGCTAAACCAAAAATAGGTTCAGGCGCATCAATACTGTGACCGCCAGCCAACATAATACCGGCATCGGCACAAGCTTGGCGTCCGCCATCAACTACTTGTTGGGCTACTTCAGGTGGTAATAAGTTAACCGGCCAGCCTAATATCGCAATAGCCATAATTGGCGTGCCGCCCATGGCATAGATATCGCTGATTGCATTGGTTGCGGCAATTCTACCAAAGGTAAATGGATCATCCACAATGGGCATAAAGAAGTCGGTGGTACTGATAATGCCGGTTTGTTCATTGAGTTTGTAAACTGCAGCATCGTCACGGGTTTGATTACCGACTAATAAATTGGGGTCAGTAAACACGGGGAGTTGTGACGCAAGAATAGTGCTTAAGACTTTAGGAGAGATCTTACAGCCGCAGCCTGCGCCATGGCTATATTCGGTAAGTTTTATATTGGTATGAGGCATGGTTGTGTTTCTGTCGCTGGCTTATTGATGAGCAATTATAATGTTTCTCAAGGATTATTTCTTGGTTATTCGCGGTTTATCAAACCTAGTCGTGTATTTTTAATTAAAAAAATAATTATTATGAACGTTGTTTTTTATTTTGTTTGCTGTTAATTTATCAACTGACATAAGGTGCATATCATTTTTAGGTTGGTATTGTGGCGAGACGAAAAGAGCATACGCATGAGCAGATCCGCCATATGGCTATTAGTGCTGTGGCTGAGCATCTGCAATACGACAGTATTGATAACTTAAGCTTAAGGAAAGTAGCAACCACCATTGGTTACGTGCCAAGTACGTTAATTAATATTTTTGGTAGTTACCAATACTTATTACTCGCGGTATCTGAGCAAACATTGTTACAGCTTGCTGCGCAGTTACAGTTAATTAAACCGACCACGCCAAAACAAACAATTGAGCAAATGGCATTAGTTTATAGTCAGTTTGCTTTAGCGAATCGACGCTGTTTCCGATTGGTATTTGAATTATCAATGGCGGGTGACCAGCCTTTACCTGTGGCTCACCTCGGGCTGATTAAATCATTATTTTCTGACGTTGAGTCTCAGCTAAGTCAATACTTTCCTTCTGCATGTGAGCAAGAGGTTGAAACGATGAGCCGCGTACTTTGGGGTGGGATACATGGGTTAACGTGTTTGTCATTGGATGGCAAACTATTTGAGACACAATCCTGTTTACAAGACATGTTGACGAGTCATGTAAGCAGTTATATTGATGGAATGAGCATAAAAAGGAATTCAAATGCTGCTAACTAAACGATTTTTCCCCTATTTTGCGACTTTATGCCTAGGTGCGCTTAATGACAACTTTTATAAAAATGTGTTGCTCTTGTTAGTGACGTACAGCCAATTAAATGCATTACCGATTGATGTTAACTTGTTTGTTAATTTAGCTGCTGGCGTATTCATTTTACCTTTTTTCTTGTTTTCTGCTCATGCTGGTATCGTGGCTGACAATATGAATAAGGCAAAATTGATTCGACGGTTAAAGTTGTTAGAGCTGATTATCATGTCGACAGCGGCTATCGCGATTATCAGTCAGAGTTATATGGTGATGTTGCTGCTGCTATTTTTAACCGGCAGCCAGTCTGCATACTTTGGTCCAGTAAAATACTCATTATTACCTCAAGCCCTAAGCGAAGCAGAGTTAGTGAAAGGGAATGCTCTAGTTGAAATGGGCACTTTTTTGTCGATTCTTGTTGGTACCCTAAGCGCCGGTTTGGTGGTGTCTAATGAAAATGGTTTAACGTGGGCTGCAATCATTGTCTGTGTGTTGGCGATTTGTGGTTATCTTGCTAGCCGTGCGATTCCTTCATTGCCTGCCCAAGGTGATTTAAACCCTAGCAAGTTTTCGTTATTTTCTGGCACTTGGCGTTGTATCAATAAAGCGCGACAAACCAAGACTATTTGGATGGCCATTCTCGCCATTAGTTGGTTTTGGTTCTTAGGGGCCACCTATTTGACTCAATTTCCAAATTTTGCCAAGTTGCATTTACATGCAGATGCTACTGTTGTTTCATTGTTACTGGCGTTATTTTCTGTCGGTATTGCGGTTGGGTCATACGTGTGTGAACGTTTTTCGTTTGGGCATGTTGAGTTAGGCTTATTACCATTTGGGGTATTGGGCTTGAGCGTGTTTAGTTTTGACATGATAGCGGCTATTCCGCTTGAGCTTGTTGAACCAGGTTTTGTGTATAGCTTCGAGTCATTTATCGCTAGTGCGCAGCATTATCGTGTGATGATTGATTTGTTTCTTGTCGGCCTAAGTGGCGGGATATTCATTGTGCCTCTGTATGCGTTTATTCAAACTCGTGCAGAAAAACAAGAATGTGCTCAAGCTATTGCGGCGAATAACATCATTAATGCCTTCTTTATGGTGGGCTCTGCAGTATTATCGATAGTGTTGCTTGGGGTATTTCAGTGGAGTATCCCTGAATTATTCATGCTTGTCGGCGTGCTTAATTTGGTTGTGCTGTTATATGTCTACTCACAAGTGCCAGAGTTTACCCAACGCTTTATCAGTTATTTGCTGAGCCATGTTATGTATCGGGTGAATGTACGTGGTAGAGAACATATTCCGGCACAAGGGGCAGGAATTATTGTCAGTAATCATGTGAGTTACGTTGATGCGTTAGTCATTATGGGCGCGTCAACTCGACCTATTCGGTTTGTAATGGATAAGTCGATTAGCGAAATTCCATTATTAAAGTATTTGTTTCGGCACGCTGGTGTTATCCCAATCTGTTCACCTAAAAAGTGTGAGTCGACATATCTAAATGCATTCGAACAGATACATCAAGCATTAGCTAACGATGAGCTAGTGTGTATTTTTCCGGAAGGGAAGTTAACTCCAGACGGTGACATTGGTGAGTTTAGACCTGGTATTGATAAAATTTTACAACGGGATCCAGTAACAGTAATACCGTTAGCGTTAACAGGGTTGTGGGGATCTTACTTTAGTCATAAAGGCGGGCATGCACTGACCACTTTTCCTAAACGTTTCTGGTCTAAAGTATCGGTAAGTATTGCACCTTCAGTTGACGGAGCTACGACCAATTGCAAAGCGTTACAGCAGCAGGTGACTCAGCAATTTAATTAGCACATGATGTACTAGTGAAGCTGCTCAAAACAAAAAAGGTCACGCGTGGGCGTGACCTTTAAATGGTTAAGCTTTAGCTTTACTGTGCGTAGGCAGCTGTTAGGCTTTTCCAATTACGTTGTTGTTCAAGAAATTGGTTACGCAATAATTGTACTTGTTGTTTCAGATTGTGATCTGTAAGTTGCTTGCGTTTCGCCTCTAACAAACTTTTTTTGGCTTGATAATAGTCAACTAAGTGTTGCTTCATCAGCTCATACTCTGCTTGAAACTTTTCTATAATTTCATCGCAGTTAGGTAAGTGAGCAACCTGATTCTGAGCTTGTAAAAGTTGCATCTGCAAACGTGCACTTTCAATACGCTCTTGTGGCACTTTACGTAAGTCACTCGTTAAACCAAACCAGTTCATCAGCTTGATTAACCATTTGGTTGGATCGTAGTCCCACCATTTGATGCCATTGCGATAATCGTTTTCAAAAATATGATGGAAGTTGTGATACCCCTCACCGTATGTAAGTAACGCTAAAAATGCATTATCTCGGGCTGAGTTTTTATCTGTGTACGGTTGTTTACCCCAAATATGGGCTAATGAGTTAATAAAGAAAGTACAGTGATGTACAACCACTAGGCGTAGTAAACCGGCCATAAGAACCATTGATAAAATATCGCCATTTAACCAACCTATAAATGCCGGTAAACCAATATTCATTAAGATCACTAAGGCTAAGTAGTGCTTGTGCTGCCACATAACGATACGATCGTTTTGTAAGTCGCGCACGTTGTTGTAGTCGCTGTAACGACTCGCTTGATACTCACGTAGCATCCAACCTATGTGGCTGTACCAAAATCCCATTTGAGCTGAGTACGGGTCTTTATCATTATTATCAACATGTTTGTGATGAATGCGGTGATCACTACACCAATGCAATGCGCTATTCTGTAGCGCCAATGCCCCGCCTAGTGCGTATAAAAAACGAACTGAAGAGTGAGCTTTATAGGCTTTGTGTGACCATAATCTGTGGTAACCCGCAGTAATCGATAGACCACTTGCGTAAGCGAAAACAACAAATGCAATCCATTCAATGCCATCAAAGCCATGGGTAAAACCACGCCAAGGGATTAATACCACCGCGCCGATAAAAGTAATGGCAAATAACAAGGTATTAAGCCAAATGATTGGAGGTTTTTTCATTTAGTAGGGTTCCAATAATAGGTTTAAATAAGTTGAGCGTACAATTGTACGCTAATTTTACTTAGGGAACTAGTCATGGTCAACTTTAACAGGGCTGTGTTTCTGTTTTAAAAACGGTATTATCGGTGAATTAATATTGACTGAATGGATTAGTAAATGGGTGTTAGAGCACAACAAAAGGAAAAAACCCGCCGTGCATTAGTGGATGCTG
The nucleotide sequence above comes from Shewanella sp. Arc9-LZ. Encoded proteins:
- a CDS encoding TetR/AcrR family transcriptional regulator, yielding MARRKEHTHEQIRHMAISAVAEHLQYDSIDNLSLRKVATTIGYVPSTLINIFGSYQYLLLAVSEQTLLQLAAQLQLIKPTTPKQTIEQMALVYSQFALANRRCFRLVFELSMAGDQPLPVAHLGLIKSLFSDVESQLSQYFPSACEQEVETMSRVLWGGIHGLTCLSLDGKLFETQSCLQDMLTSHVSSYIDGMSIKRNSNAAN
- a CDS encoding fatty acid desaturase, yielding MKKPPIIWLNTLLFAITFIGAVVLIPWRGFTHGFDGIEWIAFVVFAYASGLSITAGYHRLWSHKAYKAHSSVRFLYALGGALALQNSALHWCSDHRIHHKHVDNNDKDPYSAQMGFWYSHIGWMLREYQASRYSDYNNVRDLQNDRIVMWQHKHYLALVILMNIGLPAFIGWLNGDILSMVLMAGLLRLVVVHHCTFFINSLAHIWGKQPYTDKNSARDNAFLALLTYGEGYHNFHHIFENDYRNGIKWWDYDPTKWLIKLMNWFGLTSDLRKVPQERIESARLQMQLLQAQNQVAHLPNCDEIIEKFQAEYELMKQHLVDYYQAKKSLLEAKRKQLTDHNLKQQVQLLRNQFLEQQRNWKSLTAAYAQ
- a CDS encoding MFS transporter; protein product: MLLTKRFFPYFATLCLGALNDNFYKNVLLLLVTYSQLNALPIDVNLFVNLAAGVFILPFFLFSAHAGIVADNMNKAKLIRRLKLLELIIMSTAAIAIISQSYMVMLLLLFLTGSQSAYFGPVKYSLLPQALSEAELVKGNALVEMGTFLSILVGTLSAGLVVSNENGLTWAAIIVCVLAICGYLASRAIPSLPAQGDLNPSKFSLFSGTWRCINKARQTKTIWMAILAISWFWFLGATYLTQFPNFAKLHLHADATVVSLLLALFSVGIAVGSYVCERFSFGHVELGLLPFGVLGLSVFSFDMIAAIPLELVEPGFVYSFESFIASAQHYRVMIDLFLVGLSGGIFIVPLYAFIQTRAEKQECAQAIAANNIINAFFMVGSAVLSIVLLGVFQWSIPELFMLVGVLNLVVLLYVYSQVPEFTQRFISYLLSHVMYRVNVRGREHIPAQGAGIIVSNHVSYVDALVIMGASTRPIRFVMDKSISEIPLLKYLFRHAGVIPICSPKKCESTYLNAFEQIHQALANDELVCIFPEGKLTPDGDIGEFRPGIDKILQRDPVTVIPLALTGLWGSYFSHKGGHALTTFPKRFWSKVSVSIAPSVDGATTNCKALQQQVTQQFN
- the selD gene encoding selenide, water dikinase SelD gives rise to the protein MPHTNIKLTEYSHGAGCGCKISPKVLSTILASQLPVFTDPNLLVGNQTRDDAAVYKLNEQTGIISTTDFFMPIVDDPFTFGRIAATNAISDIYAMGGTPIMAIAILGWPVNLLPPEVAQQVVDGGRQACADAGIMLAGGHSIDAPEPIFGLAVTGQIPLERVKQNNTAKANDRLYLTKPIGIGILTTAQKQKKLRDEDSQIAPNAMCQLNTIGIDIAKIIGVNALTDVTGFGLAGHLIEVCQGAQLKANIVLSQVPLLPKVSDYLAQGCIPGGTHRNFDSYSEHLPPLTDDQKAIICDPQTSGGLLVAVSAEAEQELKTLLEANGIDAICIGMLNTYEPRVDGHDILVELN